Below is a genomic region from Pyxidicoccus trucidator.
TCGCGGCTTCAACGCGACGCGCTTCTCCTTCAACTCGGCGCAGGGCGGCCGGTGCTCGGCGTGCGAGGGGCAGGGCGCCATCTCCCATGAGATGTCCTTCCTGCCGGACGTGGTGACGCCGTGCGAGGCGTGCAACGGCGCGCGCTTCGACGCGGCCACGCTGGAGGTCCGCTACAACGGGCTGAGCATCGGCGACGTGCTGCGCCTGTCCGCCGACGAGGCGAAGGACGTCTTCCGCGCGCTGCCCCGGGTGGCCGCGCCGCTGGAGTGCCTGGCCGACCTCGGCGTGGGCTACCTGCAGCTCGGTCAGGGCTCCAACACCCTGTCGGGCGGCGAGGCGCAGCGGCTGAAGCTGGCCGCGGAGCTGACGGCCACCACGCGCCACGAGCCCACACTCTACGTCCTGGACGAGCCCACCACGGGTCTGCACCTGGGCGACGTGGAGAAGCTGATTACCTTCCTGGGCCGCTTGGTGGACCGCGGGGACACGCTGGTGGTCATCGAGCACCACCCGTCCGTCATCGGCGCGGCGGACCACGTGGTGGAGCTGGGGCCGGAGGGCGGCGAGGAAGGGGGCCACATCGTCGGAACGGGGACGCCCCGGGAGGTGGCGAAGCTGAAGACGCCCACCGGCCGGGTGCTCAAGTCGCTCTTTTCCGGTGAGGACACACGGCCCCGGGCCTCGGCGAGAAGGGCGTGAAACGCGGGAGGCTCTTCGGCATCCTTGCGGCGGCATGAGAACCCTCCACACCCTGACCCTGGCCGCGGCGCTCGCCGTCACTCCGGCGCTCGCCGCGGACACGTCCAAGAAGCCCTCCCCCCCGCCTCCGGCCTCAAAGGCCGAGCCCCAGAGCGAGACGAAACCCATGTCCCTTCATGACTTGTCGGCCAACCGTCTCGACGGGAAGCCCGAGAAGCTCTCCGGCTACCAGGGCAAGGTGGTCCTGGTGGTGAACACCGCGTCCGAGTGTGGCTATACGCCGCAGTACGCGGGCCTGGAGAAGCTGTACCAGGAGTACAAGGACAAGGGCGTGGTGGTGGCGGGCTTCCCCTCCAACGACTTCGGAGGCCAGGAGCCGGGCAGCGCGGAGGAGATCAAGAAGTTCTGCGAGCTGCGCTTCAAGGTCACCTTCCCCATGTTCGAGAAGGTGAAGACGAAGGGTGACGGCCAGTCGCCCGTGTACGCCTTCCTGGCGAAGGACCACCCGGCGCCGAAGTGGAACTTCCACAAGTACGTGGTGGGCAAGGATGGCCAGGTGAAGGCCGCCTTCCCCAGCTCGGTGACGCCGGAGAGCGCCGAGCTCAAGGCGGCCATCGACAGCGCGCTCGCGCAGAAGTAGCTGGTTCGGGCTCCCATGGTGGGCGCTGGGCTGGCTGCCCGCGCCCCGTGGTGACCTCGGCGAGGTGGCCGGCGCTGGCAACCCTGGCTGGAGCCAGGGGCCGCCCAGGCACGCTCCCAAAGCTCCGGGAGGCGAGTGGCCATCCGCTGGCTGCTCATGGCAGGGCTCGTCGCACCCGTCAGTCCTCAGCGCAGCTGCTGCCTGCTCACGAGCGGCTCGTTGGGCCTCGGCGAAGAAGCCGCCTGCTCTGACGGAGCGTCCTCCGCCCATGTCGGGCATCCGTGTGTCGTCTCGGGGACACGCGGGGCCTGTCGCTCCGCTTCCCGTCTTCACGGCGTGCGGCCTCGGGCGGGCCGCATGGCACGGGCGTGGGCGCGGCCTCATCCTCAATGCGGACCTGTGGGGAGGGGCTGCATGGCCTTCGCTTCGACGCCTGGGGTGGACACGCGGGAGGACGCATGGCCGGAGCTGCCGCTGGAGGTGTGGCGGGACAGCTACGCCACGCTGCACCGGTACACGCAGATTCTCGGGAAGGTCAAACTCGCGCTGACGCCGCTGGAGAACCACTTCTGGAACGTCACCTTCCGGGTGGCGGCGCGCGGGCTGACGACGGGGCTCATCCCCTACGGGCACGGCGCTTTCGAGGTGGACTTCGACTTCCTCGCGCATGAGCTGCTCTTCCGCACGAGCCGGGGAGACACGCGGGTACTCGGGCTGGAGTCCCGGCCCGTCGCGGACTTCTACCGGGACGTCATGGCGACGCTGCGCTCGCTGGGCGTCGAGGTGCGCATCTGGGAGACGCCCGTCGAGATTCCCGATGACACCACCCCCTTCGGCGAGGACCGGCACCACGCCACCTACCAGCCGGAGTACGTCCACCGCTGGTGGCGGGCGCTGCTCCAGTCCTCGGTGGTGCTGGAGGAGTTCCGGGCGCGCTTCACGGGCAAGTGCAGCCCGGTGCACTTCTTCTGGGGGAGCTTCGACCTGGCGGTGACGCGCTTCTCCGGGCGCCCCGCGCCGGAGCGACCCGGGGCAGACGTCGTCACCCGCGAGTCGTACTGCGAGGAGGTCTGCAGCGCGGGCTTCTGGCCCGGCACCCCGGAGACGAAGGGGGCCGCCTTCTACTGCTACGCCTCACCGGAGCCGAAGGGCTTCTCCACCGCCAGCGTCCGTCCGTCCGTCGCCGCCTACCCCCCCGCCTTGAAGGAGTACCTGCTGGCCTACGACGACGTCCGGCGCGCCGAGGACCCGAAGGCCTTCCTGCTCGACTTCCTCCAGAGCACCTACGACGCCTGTGCGGACCTGGGCGCGTGGGAGCGGGAGCGGCTGGAGCGGCCGCTGTACGTGCCCAGGCTTCCGAGCGTGGGCCGCGCCGACGAGCCGGCCACGCTGCCCGAGCAGCCCGCGGACTGACGCGGCGTCAGTTCTTCGCGGGCTGGGGCGAGAAGTCCGAGAGGAGCTGGGTGATGGCCTGGTTCAGCCACTCCTGCTCCTCCGCGGGCGTGGACTTCTTGTCCAGGTTCCCCTTGGCGGTGCCGCGCCACACGAGCTTCTTCGTGCTGGCATCCACGATGTCGAGGTCGAGCTCGCCCTTCGAGAACTCGCGGAGGTACGTCCGGGGTTGGGGACGCGGGTTGGGGGTGTCATAGGGACTCTGCATGGGCCCCACGGGAGCGGGGGCGTTATCCACCACTTCGCGGGCCTGCAGGTCGCGGATGGCGCCGCTCCACTTGATGAGGAAGTCCGGCGAGGCGCTGGCCTCCACGCGCTTGTAGCCACGGGCGGTGAGGAATCCGTCCACCGACTTCTCGACGTGCGAGCCCGTCTCCCCGCCCTGGGCGGGCGACCCTCCGGACGCGCGGGGCATCCACGCATAGGTGCGGTAGCCGCTCACGGCCCGCGCGGCACTGCCGTCATGCTGGGTGCTCACGTCGATGCTCGTACAGGCGGCGAGCATCAGGGCCAGGAGCGGAGGAGCGAAGCGGGCGGGCAGGCGCATGGGCGTCTCCGAAGGAGGGGTGTGGCGCTCGCGGAGTCTACCGGGTCGCCGCCGGATTCACTCGACGGGGGGCAGCTCCGGCAGCCTGTGCTTCTTCCATTTGAGCTTTGCCCTCCCTTCAGTACGAGCCAGGGTGAGCGCCAGCTGAGCGCGCTTCGCGGGCGGCAGGTCCTTCGCGAGCGCCTGGTACAGCTCCCGGTCGAGCGCGGCGATGCGCTCCCGTGCCTCGAAGGCGCGCTGGGCCGCTCCGTCCACCTGGGGCAGGGCCGCGCTGTCACCCTGGGCCGCCTGGTGGAGGACGCGGGCGGCGTCGCGCACCTGCTCGCGCAGGGGGCGGCGTCGCGCGTCGAAGCTCTGGAGCGTCTGCTCCATCTTCAGGGCCTGGGCGTTGTCCAGCTCCAGCGCGTCGGACAGCTCCAGCACCTGCCGCAGCCGCTGGCGCTTCTCCATGCGCTCCATGCGCTCCGCGTCGCGAGCCTCCCTGCGCGGCTCCCGCGCGGGCTCCGCCATGGCGACCCAGGGCAGCAACGCCAGCGCCAGCACCGCCATCCGCGTCCGCTTCATCGTCCTCACAGTGTCTCTCCCAGCTCGAAGTCCAGGTCCTCGTCCAGCGCGTCGCCATCCTCCAGCGCGTCCACGTCCTCGTCGAGCGGCTCCAGCCCCGCCCACGCCTCGATGGCGGCCATGGTCTCCGCGTCCACCTCGTCCCCCGTCGGCGAGTCGGCCTCGGACGTCACCGGCGCCGTCACGGTACCGCCGCCCTCGCCCGGGTTGCGGATGAGGCCCGGCACCAGCAGCATCAGCGCCACCACCGCCGCCGCGGCCACCAGCGAGTAGAGCGTCCGCCTCCGCAGGCCCCGGTGCTGCTCGTTGCGCCGCCAGGCCGCCAGCGTGCGCTGGGGCAATTCCTGCACGGTGGCCTTCTCCTCCGGGGTGAGGGGCGGCAGCTCCACCATCCCCAGCACGCCCACCGTCTCGGCGATGGCCTCGCGGCACCCGTCGCACGACTTCACGTGCGCGTGGACCCGGGCGGCCTCCTCGGTCTCCAGGGCTCCCGCGGCGAACACGTCCAGCAGCACCTCGTACTCAGGGCACGCGGCCATCAGCTCGTCTCCTCATTCGCGCCCACCTGCGCCTTCAATCGCTTCACCGCGTGGTGGAACTGCACCTTCGCGTTGTTCTCCGTGATTCGCAGCGTCAGGGCGATGTCCCGGAAGGACAGCCCGCCGTCCACCCGCAGCGTCAGCACCTCGCGCTGGCGCCGGGGCAGGGCCAGCACGGCGGCGCGCACCTGGCGCTCGCGCTCGGCCCGCTCCATTCCCTCCTGGGCCGACTCCGCCGGGTCCGCCGCCACGGGCTCCGCCGCGGACTCCACCAGCATGGGCCGCCACCGCTGTCCCTGGCGGGCATGGTTCTTCGCCAGATTGAGGGCGATGCGCACCAGCCAGGCGCGGAAGGGCGCGGGCCCCGAGGCCGTGAAGCGCGAGAAGACGCGGCGGGACGCCTCCAGCGCGCGCAGGAAGGCGGCCTGCGCCAGGTCCGCCGCGTCCTCGGGGCGGGACACGTAGCGCCGCACCAGCGCGAAGACGAGCGCGCGGTGTCGCTTCACCAACACCTCGAAGGCCGCCGGCTCTCCGTCCAGGAAGGCGCGGCACAGCGTCTCGTCCGAGGCCCGCTCCAGCCCTGGCCGCCCCGGGCGCGAGGGCATCGCCACCACCCGTCCGCCTGTGTCACCCACGCTCACACCCCTCCAACCCCCGGGCGCGAGGAAGGTTATTTTCGGCCCTCCTTCGTGCCGTGTTTTGCGGATAGTGCATGAAATCCAGCATGTTGATACATGCGAGAGCGACGGGCCCGGTTGCCGAGGCCGTCTGGGCGCTGCCAGAATGGCTCGTTGGTCGCAACCTAGGGACGGGGCATGGTGACGGAAGGCTCTAGCTCTCGAATCAAGGGTGGGGTGCTCATCTCCCGGCTGAACATGCTGCGCCACCATGGCGGGCAGGTTCGGGTGGACGAGGTGCTGCGGCGGCTTCCTCCCGAGGACCAGGCGGTGTTGCGGAAGATGATTCTTCCCATCGCCTGGTACCCGATGGAGCTGAACCTGCGGCTGGATTCGGCCATCGCGGAGGTGATGTCGCCGGAGGACAAGCACAGGGCCTTCCTCGACATGGGCCGGGCGTCGGCGGAGGAGGCTCTCCACGGGGCGCAGCACGTCTTCGTACGGCCCGGCGACCCGCAGTTCCTGCTGAGCCAGGCGCCGCAAATCTACCGCTTCTATTACGCGGTGGGCTCGCGCACCTACGAGCGGGCGGGCGACAAGGGCGCGGTGCTGCGCACGTTTGGCGCGGAGAACGTCACGGAGTCGGACTGCCTGACCATCATCGGCTGGCACGAGCGGGCCATCGAGCTGTCGGGCGGGCGCTCCGTCACCACGTCGCACCCGCTGTGCCGGGCCCGGGGCGCGGCGCACTGCGAGTACCACTTCGCCTGGGAGTGAGCGGCCGCGCCCTGGCGCTCAGCCTGGAGACGCCGTGCCTGGAGGCGGGTTGGCGCGCAGGTAGCGGAGCACGTCGTCCAGGTGCCGGTACACGCGCACCTCGTGACGGATGATGTGCTCGATGCGGCCGTCGGCGCTGACGATGAAGGTGACGCGCCGGTCCACGTTGAGCACGGGCCAGAGGACGTCGTAGGCGCGGCTGATGTCCCGGCTCTCGTCGCCGAGCAGGGAGAAGCGGATGTCCTCCTTCTCGGCGAACTCGCACTGCATGCGCTGTGTGTCCACGGACACGCCGACGAGCTCCGCGCCCAGCGACTTGATGAGCTGGTGGTTGTCGCGGAACGCGCGGTTTTCGATGGTGCAGCCGACGGTGAAGGCCTTGGGGAAGAAGAAGAGGACCACGCGCCGGCCGCGCAGGGAGGACAGGCGCAGGCTCGCGCCATGACAGTCGGTGGCGGTGAAGTCCGGCGCGGAGTCTCCGACGGCAGGCATTCCGGTGGGTCCCTTCCTGGTGGGCCGGGGTCACCTCACCCCTACCATGTTTTGGAGGGGAGGCAGCTGCCCTGGTCGCTCTGTCCGGTAGCGGTGGTTCTGGCGTGTGCTGACGGGCCTGGCGGATATTGCGCCGCCTGCCCCGCAGGGGGCTCGGGAGGAGTGCATGCCCCTGAAGCGGGGATGGACGGTGCTGTTGCTGGCGCTGCTGGGCACCGGCTGCGCGACGGCTCGCGTGGTGCACCTGGACACGGGCGAGGGGCCGCCGCGCGCCCATGTATCGCGCACGGACGTGAAGCCCGGGGTGCTGGAGGAAGCTGACTTCGAAGACGCGGTGCGGCGGATGGCAGGCACGGTGCCGGTGGGCGCGAGGCCGCGTGACGTGGCGCTGGGGTTGTTCGCGAGGCCCGGCGCTGGTGCGGACGTGCGGGTGCGAGGGCGGCTGGGGCTCGTCTCGGTGGAGGAGCCCGGGCGCGGCCGGCTGAGCCTGTCGGAGCCGGCCGAGGAGGGCACGGAGCTGGAGCGCGCCTATGGACGGTGGTGTCAGCGAAGGCAGCAGGCGGAGGACTGCCTGTACCTGTTGGACGAGGGAGTCACGCTGGACGAAGAGGGCCGGCGCACGCTGGCCTTCCGGCTGGGGCTGGACGCGGTATGGGACGAGACGGCCGAGGCGCTGGAGGAGCTGACGGACCGGGAGGCGGTGGTGACGATGCTGGTCACGACGGGGGCTTTCTACCTGGGGCTGTGGCTGGTGCCGGAGCCGCTACTCTCGAAGGGCATCGCCGCGACGCTGACGGTGGCGCTCATCGGCTACCTGGGCTGGGACACGGTGTGGAGCTTGGTGCGGGGCTGGAGGGTGTTGGCGGCGGAGGTGAAGGAGGCCACCACGTTCGACGAGCTGCGGAGGGCGGGAGAGAAGTACGGGGAGGTGATGGGGAAGAACGCGGCGAGAGCGTTCGTCATGCTGGCGATGGCGGCAATGGGGGGCACGGCGGAGTTGATGGCGGCGAGAGTCGCGACGCTGCCGGGCTCTGGACAGGCGGCGCTGGTGGCTGCTGCGCAGGGGGGAATCCGGCTGGGCGCGGCGGCGCGGGTGGAAGCGGTGGTGATATCCGCAACGGGTGAGGTGACCATTGCGCTGGCGCCGGGCGCGGTGGCCATGACGGCGCAGGGAGCGGGTGGAGCCTCGGCGGCGGTGGTGGCGGCGGGAGGACCGGAGCACCACATCGCCACGAACAAGAACTCGGAATCGGATGTGCGAGGCGGCCCGTGGACGCCCCGGTTCCAGGAAATCTTCGACCGCGCCGGCATGTCACTGGATGACGCCGCGAACCGGGTCCACGTTCCAGGACACAAGGGACCTCATCCCCGAGAGTACCATGAGGAGGTCTTCAACCGGTTGGACCGTGTGACGGCGAGGTGCCGTACCCTCGAACACTGCCGGAAGGCACTCACGGCCGAGTTGATGAGACTGGCGCGGGAAATCTCCTCGCAGGGGTCTCGCCTCAACGAGCTTGTCACCCGGAGCGAGTGACGCGAGGGTGGCGTGTCACCCGGCAGTGAATGCACAGGAGTCGACGCATGCCGAAGCGGTATTTCGACCTGTCGGACGATGTCTACTTCCCAGGGCGATGGGAGTTGGGAGTGCCGCTCGACGAGCGCGGCCAGAAACTCTGGACCTGGCTCTTCAGGAGCGGAGAGCGTGCTGCCTTGGAAGGGCCCATCAGGATTCCCGTCACCATTCAGGGGCAGGCGTTGGGGTTCTCGGTGGCCGGAGCAGCGGTTCCCATCATCGACGAGAAGGCCGCCAGCGTATTTGCCGAGCTGGCTCCAGAGCAGGTTCAGCTCATCCCGGTTGCTGTCGAGTCCAGGAGCGAGAAGTACTTCATCCTCAACGTGCTCCGTGTCGTGAAGTGCATCGACGATGCGGCCTGCAAGGAAGTGCAGCTCTGGACCCAGGAGGATGAGGAGCCCGAGTTGGTCGGAGAGTATCGGTCCGTGGTCGGCCTGCGCATCGACCCCGAGAAGGCGGGCGATGCGAGGGTGTTCCGCCCCTGGGGATGGCCTGTCGCGCTCATCGTCTCCGAAGACATCAAGGACGCACTGGAGCGCGCGGGCGTCACGGGCCTGAAGTTAGAAGACGTGACTGGCCCCGCACCGGCCGAGAGCGAGGACACCGCGGCCGAACAGCGGCACCTTGCCCGTCTGCGGCAACTGGACACGGTGCGTGACGCGGCCTGGAACTCAATGGGCCGGCTGGAGGAATCAGCCATCATCCCCATCATCCCGAGCGGCCCATACTGGCCGGGCCATCGCCAGGCGTGGCGGGTCATCCACCGGGAGTCGGGGAGCACGCTGCTGGTCACCGACGGCCTCTCGGACCCGTTCATCGACCGTGACGAGCTCTCCCCGGGCTTCGGCCTCGAGCTCGCCATCGAGACGAACGAGCCGATGCCCGAGGCACGCGGCAGCTGGCAGCTCCGCCTGTTGCGCGAGGTGACCGACGAGGTGGCGGAGCACGAGAACGTGCGCACGTGGCTGCACCGGGGGCTCATGACGATGGAGGTCTCCGGAGAGGCCATGCCCGAGCCGCTCGTCACGAAGGACGGCCGCGTGGCGGTGCTGCTGGGGCTGGAGTCGAGCACGCTGCCCAGGCGCTTCCCCACGCCCGCGGGAGACGTGCTGCTCGTCACCATCAAGGCCCTGCTGCCGGCGGAGCTCACGTTCCTCCTCGGGCAGGGCCGCGCCGGTCCGGGCGAGCTGGCGCGCCGCTTCGCCCGTGAGAGCGACGCCCCGCACCTGTCCCGCTCGTGGCGGAAGCCAGTGGTATGAAGGAGCCAGCACTTCGAGCAAGGCGCTGCTGCAACCAGGACGCGCGAGCTGGCGGCTCTGGCAAGCCTCGCGCCCGGCCCGGAGTGCCGCACCGGACCGCTAACGACCGGGCGCGGGTTTCAGGCTAGGGTCCGCGCCCGTGCGGCCTACCAGGGACGTCTTTTCCTCGCAGGAGTTCTCCCGTCGGCTGGCCCGGGCCATGGGGGTGACGCGGGTGGCGCGTGTCACGGGCCTGGACCGGACGGGGGTGGAGGTGGCGTGCGCGGTACGGCCCGGCGGCCACGTCCTGCAGGTGTGCAACGGCAAGGGCCTGACGTACGCCGAAGCCTCCAGGGGCGCGCTGCTGGAGACAGCGGAGCTGTGGGCCGCGGAGACGGTGCTCCCGGAGCGGCTGGTGTGGGGCTCCCGGGAGGAGCTGGACGGCCGGCTCGGTGTCCTGTGGAGCGCGGAGGCCCTGGGCTCCGCGGGAGCTCTGGTGGACCCACGCCTGTGGGGAGACACCGTGCGCTGCGCCTGGCGCGAGGCCCTGGAGCTGCACTCGGGGCGGCCCGTCTGGGTGCCCGCGCAGGGCCTCCACGTCCCGCCGCCGGGAAGTCCCTCGCTGGGCCCGGTGGCGGCGGCCTGGACGAGCAACGGCTCCGGGGCGCATCCGGACGCGGGCCTGGCGCTGCTCCATGCGCTGCTGGAGGCCACCGAGAGGGATCAGCTCGCGCGGGCGCTCCCGGAAGGGTGGACGGAGGAGGCCGTGCACCGGCGTCTGCTGCGGCCGACGGAGCTCCAGCAGGCGGCGCCCCGCACGGCGGAGCTGGCGGAGACGCTGCGGGAGCGGGGCTTTGGCGTGTACCTCTTCGACGCCACGCCCTCGTCGCGAACGCCGGGCGCGGTGGGCCTGCCGGTGGGCGCGGCGGTGCTGGTGGACCTGGAGGAAGGCCCGGTGCCGCTCACCGCGGGCTACGCCTGCGCGCTGGGGCGGGACGAGGCGCTGCTGAAGGCGCTGCTGGAGGCGGCGCAGTCCCGGCTGACGGACATCCACGGCGCGCGAGAGGACGTGGCCGCGGCGGACCCCGAGGCGGCGCGAGGCTTCGCGGAGGCCTGCGCGTCGGTGCGTCCGAAGCGGAGGGCGGGGGACATGCCCGACCTGGGCGCGCACGCGAAGGGGGCGGCGGTGAGAAGGGTGCGCAAGGTGCTGGAGCGGCTGAAGGCGGCGGGCTTCACGCGGGTGGCCGCGGTGGAGCTGGACTCGCCGGTGCCCGACCTGCACGTGCGACGGGTGGTGGTGCCGGGCATGAACATCTCGGAGCTCCTATGAAGCGGCGGGCGGACGAGCTGGTGGTCTTCCTGGGCCCCTCGCTGCCGGAGGAGGAGGCACGGCGGCTGGCGCCCTGCACGGTGCTGCCTCCCGCGAGGCAGGGGGACGTGTGGCGGGCGCTGAGTCTCCGGCCCCGGGCCATCGCCCTGGTGGACGGCGTCTTCGAGGCGCAGCCCTCGGTGTGGCACCACGAACTGCTCGCGGCGCTGGAGGCGGGGGTGGCCGTCTTCGGCGGAGCCAGCATGGGCGCCCTGCGCGCGGCGGAGCTGGCGTCACACGGCATGGTGGGCGTGGGGCGCATCTTCGCGTGGTACCGCGACGGGGAGGTGGTGGACGACTCCGAGGTGGCGCTGCTGCACGCCGACGCGGAGCATGGCTGGCGGCCGCTCACGGTGCCGCTGGTCAACGTGCGCCACGTGGCGGAGCGTGCGAGGGCCGCGAGAGTCCTGACCCGGAACGCGGCGACCGCGCTGGTGGAGGCGGCGGAGGCGCTCTTCTACCAGGAGCGCACCTGGCCCCGGGTGCTGGAGCGCCTGCGTCCGCACTGGTCCGCGTCCACGCGCGCCGCGTGGGATGCCTGGTTCCTGAAGGGCGCGGAGGACCTGAAGCGGCTGGACGCCATCGCCTGCGTCCAGGCCGCGGCGACGTTCGTGGCCTCGGGAGCGCCCGCGCCGGTGGGAGCGCGGCGGCAGCCCTCGTCGCTGGTGCGGCGGCGGAGGCTGGTGGACGACGTGACGCGGGTCCGGGGCGGGTGGGTGTCCTCGGGTCGGGTGCTGGAAGCGCTGAAGGAGTCCCCGGACGCGGTGGAGCTGGCGGAGGCGGGCCTGCGGCGGGCGCTGCTCGCCGGCCAGGCTCGCACGTGGGGGCTCACCGCCACTGCCGACGAGGTGGCCGCGGAAGAGGCCGCGTGGTGGGACGAGCGGGGCGTCGCTCCCGAGCGGCGCGAGGCCTGGCTCGCCACGAGCGGGCTCGACGCGGTGGCATTGCGGCGGCTCTGCGAGGAGCGGGCGCTGGAGCGGCTCGTCCTCGAGCACGCGCCGCGCCTGCTGCCGGACGGCCCGTCCTGGGACGAGGCGCTCGCCGACGAGTCCCGCCTGCGGGGGCGCTGGGCCCGGGTCGCCAGGGCCGTTGCGAGGGACGCGGCGGACGGCACGGAGGAGGAACCGACGGGGGACGTCGGGTCGGACTGAAGCGGGGCACCCACCTCGCGGGTGGGAAAATCCGTGACAGACCCAGGGGAGAGGGTAAGGTCAACCCTGGAGGTTGCCCTTGTTCAGCCCCGCTCCCTGGGTGGTTACCGAGCCTCTCGTGCTGTCCTCGCCGGTGACGGCCACGTCATCGCGCGTGGGCCGTCCGGGCGCGCGCGCCACCGTGGGAGGGCAGCCGACCTGGCAGGTGGTGGAGGCGAGGCCATGAGGTCGCCGCCCTTCCACCCGGACCAGCTCGTCCCGGACAGCCAGGTAGGGCCCTGGCGCGTGGTGGCGTCG
It encodes:
- a CDS encoding glutathione peroxidase is translated as MRTLHTLTLAAALAVTPALAADTSKKPSPPPPASKAEPQSETKPMSLHDLSANRLDGKPEKLSGYQGKVVLVVNTASECGYTPQYAGLEKLYQEYKDKGVVVAGFPSNDFGGQEPGSAEEIKKFCELRFKVTFPMFEKVKTKGDGQSPVYAFLAKDHPAPKWNFHKYVVGKDGQVKAAFPSSVTPESAELKAAIDSALAQK
- a CDS encoding DUF5996 family protein; translated protein: MAFASTPGVDTREDAWPELPLEVWRDSYATLHRYTQILGKVKLALTPLENHFWNVTFRVAARGLTTGLIPYGHGAFEVDFDFLAHELLFRTSRGDTRVLGLESRPVADFYRDVMATLRSLGVEVRIWETPVEIPDDTTPFGEDRHHATYQPEYVHRWWRALLQSSVVLEEFRARFTGKCSPVHFFWGSFDLAVTRFSGRPAPERPGADVVTRESYCEEVCSAGFWPGTPETKGAAFYCYASPEPKGFSTASVRPSVAAYPPALKEYLLAYDDVRRAEDPKAFLLDFLQSTYDACADLGAWERERLERPLYVPRLPSVGRADEPATLPEQPAD
- a CDS encoding DUF4136 domain-containing protein, with translation MRLPARFAPPLLALMLAACTSIDVSTQHDGSAARAVSGYRTYAWMPRASGGSPAQGGETGSHVEKSVDGFLTARGYKRVEASASPDFLIKWSGAIRDLQAREVVDNAPAPVGPMQSPYDTPNPRPQPRTYLREFSKGELDLDIVDASTKKLVWRGTAKGNLDKKSTPAEEQEWLNQAITQLLSDFSPQPAKN
- a CDS encoding zf-HC2 domain-containing protein — its product is MAACPEYEVLLDVFAAGALETEEAARVHAHVKSCDGCREAIAETVGVLGMVELPPLTPEEKATVQELPQRTLAAWRRNEQHRGLRRRTLYSLVAAAAVVALMLLVPGLIRNPGEGGGTVTAPVTSEADSPTGDEVDAETMAAIEAWAGLEPLDEDVDALEDGDALDEDLDFELGETL
- a CDS encoding RNA polymerase sigma factor → MSVGDTGGRVVAMPSRPGRPGLERASDETLCRAFLDGEPAAFEVLVKRHRALVFALVRRYVSRPEDAADLAQAAFLRALEASRRVFSRFTASGPAPFRAWLVRIALNLAKNHARQGQRWRPMLVESAAEPVAADPAESAQEGMERAERERQVRAAVLALPRRQREVLTLRVDGGLSFRDIALTLRITENNAKVQFHHAVKRLKAQVGANEETS
- a CDS encoding TIGR02265 family protein; its protein translation is MVTEGSSSRIKGGVLISRLNMLRHHGGQVRVDEVLRRLPPEDQAVLRKMILPIAWYPMELNLRLDSAIAEVMSPEDKHRAFLDMGRASAEEALHGAQHVFVRPGDPQFLLSQAPQIYRFYYAVGSRTYERAGDKGAVLRTFGAENVTESDCLTIIGWHERAIELSGGRSVTTSHPLCRARGAAHCEYHFAWE
- a CDS encoding peroxiredoxin, with the translated sequence MPAVGDSAPDFTATDCHGASLRLSSLRGRRVVLFFFPKAFTVGCTIENRAFRDNHQLIKSLGAELVGVSVDTQRMQCEFAEKEDIRFSLLGDESRDISRAYDVLWPVLNVDRRVTFIVSADGRIEHIIRHEVRVYRHLDDVLRYLRANPPPGTASPG
- a CDS encoding AHH domain-containing protein, encoding MPLKRGWTVLLLALLGTGCATARVVHLDTGEGPPRAHVSRTDVKPGVLEEADFEDAVRRMAGTVPVGARPRDVALGLFARPGAGADVRVRGRLGLVSVEEPGRGRLSLSEPAEEGTELERAYGRWCQRRQQAEDCLYLLDEGVTLDEEGRRTLAFRLGLDAVWDETAEALEELTDREAVVTMLVTTGAFYLGLWLVPEPLLSKGIAATLTVALIGYLGWDTVWSLVRGWRVLAAEVKEATTFDELRRAGEKYGEVMGKNAARAFVMLAMAAMGGTAELMAARVATLPGSGQAALVAAAQGGIRLGAAARVEAVVISATGEVTIALAPGAVAMTAQGAGGASAAVVAAGGPEHHIATNKNSESDVRGGPWTPRFQEIFDRAGMSLDDAANRVHVPGHKGPHPREYHEEVFNRLDRVTARCRTLEHCRKALTAELMRLAREISSQGSRLNELVTRSE
- a CDS encoding imm11 family protein; its protein translation is MPKRYFDLSDDVYFPGRWELGVPLDERGQKLWTWLFRSGERAALEGPIRIPVTIQGQALGFSVAGAAVPIIDEKAASVFAELAPEQVQLIPVAVESRSEKYFILNVLRVVKCIDDAACKEVQLWTQEDEEPELVGEYRSVVGLRIDPEKAGDARVFRPWGWPVALIVSEDIKDALERAGVTGLKLEDVTGPAPAESEDTAAEQRHLARLRQLDTVRDAAWNSMGRLEESAIIPIIPSGPYWPGHRQAWRVIHRESGSTLLVTDGLSDPFIDRDELSPGFGLELAIETNEPMPEARGSWQLRLLREVTDEVAEHENVRTWLHRGLMTMEVSGEAMPEPLVTKDGRVAVLLGLESSTLPRRFPTPAGDVLLVTIKALLPAELTFLLGQGRAGPGELARRFARESDAPHLSRSWRKPVV
- a CDS encoding YcaO-like family protein; the protein is MRPTRDVFSSQEFSRRLARAMGVTRVARVTGLDRTGVEVACAVRPGGHVLQVCNGKGLTYAEASRGALLETAELWAAETVLPERLVWGSREELDGRLGVLWSAEALGSAGALVDPRLWGDTVRCAWREALELHSGRPVWVPAQGLHVPPPGSPSLGPVAAAWTSNGSGAHPDAGLALLHALLEATERDQLARALPEGWTEEAVHRRLLRPTELQQAAPRTAELAETLRERGFGVYLFDATPSSRTPGAVGLPVGAAVLVDLEEGPVPLTAGYACALGRDEALLKALLEAAQSRLTDIHGAREDVAAADPEAARGFAEACASVRPKRRAGDMPDLGAHAKGAAVRRVRKVLERLKAAGFTRVAAVELDSPVPDLHVRRVVVPGMNISELL
- a CDS encoding TfuA-like protein translates to MKRRADELVVFLGPSLPEEEARRLAPCTVLPPARQGDVWRALSLRPRAIALVDGVFEAQPSVWHHELLAALEAGVAVFGGASMGALRAAELASHGMVGVGRIFAWYRDGEVVDDSEVALLHADAEHGWRPLTVPLVNVRHVAERARAARVLTRNAATALVEAAEALFYQERTWPRVLERLRPHWSASTRAAWDAWFLKGAEDLKRLDAIACVQAAATFVASGAPAPVGARRQPSSLVRRRRLVDDVTRVRGGWVSSGRVLEALKESPDAVELAEAGLRRALLAGQARTWGLTATADEVAAEEAAWWDERGVAPERREAWLATSGLDAVALRRLCEERALERLVLEHAPRLLPDGPSWDEALADESRLRGRWARVARAVARDAADGTEEEPTGDVGSD